One genomic region from Geotoga petraea encodes:
- a CDS encoding oxidoreductase encodes MEKINVGIIGFGLSASVFHAPIIDYLPEFNLKKVYERKSEKSKKEYPYVEVVHNIEDLFDSDIDVILVTTPNKIHYDHAKLALLHNKHVIVEKPFTVTSEEARELVDLAVKKNLVLTVNQNRRWDGDFLTVKKLLETKKLGKVVEFEAHFDRFRNFIKDKWKEKDEPGSGIVYDLGSHLIDQALCLFGEPYAIFADIRKQRPDAVVDDYFEIILDYNTLKVTLKADMLSNYKSPKYIIKGLNGTFIKYGTDVQEGQLKEKITPDDPDYGKDKESNWGKINYIENGEEKSEKIITETGKYHFFYKNLFDRIKNNAKIEVRPETALRTIQIIEKAFESNEKRQFIKL; translated from the coding sequence ATGGAAAAAATTAATGTTGGAATCATTGGTTTTGGTTTGTCTGCAAGTGTATTTCATGCTCCAATTATTGACTATTTACCAGAATTCAATTTGAAAAAAGTCTATGAAAGAAAATCAGAAAAATCCAAAAAAGAATACCCATATGTAGAAGTTGTTCATAACATCGAAGATCTTTTTGACTCTGATATAGACGTTATTTTAGTCACTACACCAAATAAAATACATTATGATCACGCGAAACTTGCATTACTACATAACAAACACGTTATTGTGGAAAAACCTTTCACTGTCACCTCTGAAGAAGCAAGAGAACTTGTAGATTTAGCAGTTAAAAAGAATTTAGTGCTAACTGTAAATCAAAATAGAAGATGGGATGGAGATTTTTTAACTGTAAAAAAACTTTTAGAAACCAAAAAACTTGGAAAAGTTGTTGAATTTGAGGCCCACTTTGATAGATTTAGAAATTTCATAAAAGACAAATGGAAAGAAAAAGACGAACCTGGCTCTGGAATAGTCTATGATCTTGGTTCACATCTAATAGATCAAGCTTTATGTTTGTTCGGAGAACCATATGCAATTTTTGCAGATATTAGAAAACAAAGGCCAGATGCCGTTGTAGATGATTATTTTGAGATAATTTTGGACTATAACACTTTAAAAGTAACTCTTAAAGCAGATATGTTATCTAATTACAAATCTCCAAAGTATATAATAAAAGGCCTTAACGGAACATTTATAAAATATGGGACCGATGTACAAGAAGGGCAGTTGAAAGAAAAAATAACACCAGATGATCCTGACTACGGTAAAGACAAAGAATCAAACTGGGGTAAAATAAACTACATTGAAAATGGCGAAGAAAAATCGGAAAAAATTATAACAGAGACTGGAAAATACCATTTCTTTTATAAAAACTTGTTCGATAGAATTAAAAACAATGCTAAAATAGAAGTTAGACCAGAAACAGCTTTAAGAACCATACAAATAATTGAAAAAGCATTCGAAAGCAATGAAAAAAGACAGTTTATAAAATTATAA
- a CDS encoding ABC transporter permease: protein MGRTNVLMNKKKIIPIIYIALWVTPFIFLFRDFFELNSFTLIMDSRLSRILGVTFLQSILSTLISLAIAIIPSYYIYKKKNLISNILEGSIFIPFFFPPVSMVLAFSLLYSNAGLFSKLGIDLNILYTMKAIVLAHVFYNSPIFVKYIGEALRKIPNGVVEASKIDGASKVRTFFSIEVPMIMPSIMKAFFLVFSYSFMSFAVVLNLGGIKYSTLEVAIANTLRGSFDFSKALGYALIQFAILFVLNYVISKIDILSFEGDISHPKKVSKFVTGTSIIYLIFEFSIVFVGVFSAFFNFFDMKFDISGFLNLFSKEFNNKYPIVESIFNSLFVALIAATLSIVFTYIILKNYTKFTDRVILPFLGISSAFLAMGLLYINILYGIPFVILLIIGFMMITIPITYSFLFQHVVGFNKSLLEAASIDGANRWQSFWNIELPLILPSMISVFLQIFAIIYGEFTITYTMQVRDFFPLVSVVNYSLSANRQYLEANALSAFNIAIIIIIFVLSNRIKNRFYKTL, encoded by the coding sequence ATGGGAAGAACTAATGTATTAATGAACAAGAAAAAAATAATTCCCATAATTTATATTGCATTATGGGTTACTCCTTTCATTTTTTTATTCAGAGATTTTTTTGAACTTAATAGTTTCACCCTCATAATGGATTCGCGCTTGTCGCGAATCCTTGGGGTTACTTTTTTACAATCAATTCTATCCACTTTAATATCATTAGCAATAGCTATAATACCTTCTTATTACATATATAAAAAGAAAAATTTAATATCAAATATTTTGGAAGGAAGTATATTCATCCCTTTCTTCTTTCCTCCAGTTTCAATGGTCCTGGCTTTTAGTTTATTGTATTCAAACGCAGGATTGTTTTCAAAACTCGGGATCGATTTGAACATTTTATATACCATGAAAGCAATTGTTTTGGCACATGTTTTTTATAATTCTCCCATATTTGTAAAATACATAGGGGAAGCCTTGAGAAAGATTCCAAATGGAGTTGTCGAAGCCTCAAAAATAGATGGAGCCAGTAAAGTAAGAACATTTTTTTCAATAGAAGTCCCAATGATAATGCCGTCAATAATGAAAGCATTTTTTTTGGTGTTTTCTTACAGTTTTATGAGTTTTGCTGTAGTTTTAAACTTAGGTGGAATAAAATATTCAACTTTAGAAGTAGCTATTGCAAACACCTTGAGAGGGTCATTTGATTTCTCAAAAGCTTTGGGATATGCATTGATTCAATTTGCAATATTATTTGTGTTGAATTACGTTATTTCAAAGATTGATATCCTTTCTTTTGAGGGAGACATTTCTCACCCTAAAAAAGTTTCTAAATTTGTAACGGGTACATCTATAATCTATTTGATATTTGAATTTTCAATAGTTTTTGTAGGAGTCTTTTCAGCATTTTTCAACTTTTTTGACATGAAATTCGATATTTCAGGTTTTCTTAATTTGTTTTCGAAAGAGTTTAATAATAAATACCCAATAGTTGAATCTATATTCAATTCTCTTTTTGTAGCCCTCATAGCAGCTACTTTGAGTATTGTTTTTACCTATATTATTTTAAAAAACTATACCAAATTTACAGATAGAGTTATTTTACCGTTTTTAGGTATTTCTTCTGCTTTTTTAGCTATGGGGTTGCTTTATATAAACATTTTATATGGAATTCCTTTTGTCATCCTTTTAATAATAGGGTTTATGATGATAACAATACCAATAACCTACTCTTTTTTATTTCAACATGTTGTAGGGTTTAACAAGTCTCTTTTGGAAGCAGCAAGTATAGATGGAGCGAATAGATGGCAAAGTTTTTGGAACATAGAACTTCCGTTAATCCTTCCTTCTATGATCTCAGTATTTTTACAGATTTTTGCCATTATTTATGGTGAATTCACCATAACCTATACAATGCAGGTTAGGGATTTTTTCCCTCTTGTAAGTGTGGTGAATTATTCTCTTTCTGCAAATAGACAATATTTAGAAGCAAATGCCTTAAGTGCTTTTAACATAGCCATTATAATAATAATATTTGTTCTATCCAATAGAATAAAAAATAGATTTTATAAAACTCTTTAA
- a CDS encoding thiamine ABC transporter substrate-binding protein — protein sequence MRRILFLAMLIFSLVSFSALTVYTYESMGWIEDSVISEFEDMYSVDVKVVKLGDGGNVLSRIKLEKRNPKADVVIGLDQSLVVEAVKNDLLISYKPLNASKIENQDIVFNQNYFVTPYDYGAIAIIYDPERLDTTPKTFEDLTKMDKSLIIQDPRSSSTGQAFLLWTIAIYGEDWKEFWKELKPAILTVTTGWTDSFSKFEAGEAPMMVSYATDGAYSYEYYESTKYKALIPEEGGYVQVEGAGIVKGTKNEELAKRFIEFLLMDEFQKKVPLNQWMFPVTNVELPESYEYALKPEKILTIESEEIANNLNKWLNEWEELMY from the coding sequence ATGAGAAGGATTTTGTTTTTAGCTATGTTGATATTTAGTTTGGTTTCTTTCAGTGCTCTGACTGTTTATACTTACGAGAGTATGGGATGGATAGAAGATTCTGTTATTTCTGAATTTGAAGATATGTACAGTGTTGATGTGAAAGTCGTAAAACTTGGTGATGGTGGGAACGTGTTGTCCAGAATAAAGTTAGAAAAAAGGAATCCTAAAGCAGATGTTGTTATAGGGTTAGACCAAAGTTTGGTCGTAGAAGCAGTTAAGAACGATTTGTTAATTTCTTATAAACCGTTAAACGCGTCAAAAATTGAAAATCAAGATATTGTTTTCAATCAAAATTATTTTGTAACTCCATATGACTATGGAGCTATAGCGATTATATACGACCCTGAAAGGCTTGATACAACGCCAAAGACTTTTGAAGATTTGACAAAAATGGATAAATCTTTGATAATTCAAGATCCAAGAAGTTCAAGCACAGGCCAAGCGTTTTTGTTATGGACAATCGCAATTTATGGAGAAGACTGGAAAGAGTTTTGGAAAGAATTAAAACCGGCTATTTTAACCGTAACAACTGGATGGACAGATTCATTTTCAAAATTTGAAGCTGGAGAAGCCCCAATGATGGTTAGCTACGCAACAGATGGAGCTTATTCTTATGAATATTATGAAAGTACCAAATACAAAGCTTTAATACCAGAAGAAGGTGGATATGTTCAAGTAGAAGGGGCAGGCATAGTAAAAGGAACAAAAAATGAAGAGTTAGCAAAAAGATTTATTGAATTTCTTTTAATGGATGAATTTCAAAAAAAGGTCCCTCTGAACCAATGGATGTTTCCAGTAACTAATGTAGAACTACCAGAATCTTATGAATATGCTTTAAAACCTGAAAAAATATTGACCATAGAATCAGAAGAAATTGCAAATAATTTAAATAAATGGTTGAATGAATGGGAAGAACTAATGTATTAA
- a CDS encoding amidohydrolase family protein → MKIIDAHMHFSDILSFKGTALEISDLDYSSIGLKNEYEENNIIAGIGMGLSETEEGKFPDYNSLNPMRLDLEVPNPAFIYECLGINPYDLQTRKESIYDIENAISETRIVGFKIYAGYYPFYVYDTVYEPIYELAEKYNLPVVIHSGDTYSERGLIKYSHPIHIDELAVFHRNINFVIAHLGDPWVMDTAEILSKNRNVFADLSGLIVSDEFKAKTYINEKTFIDHFRRAIFYSETYDKLLFGTDWPLVQVKTYIEFIKKLVPEKYYEDIFYNNSNNLFKLFEEGE, encoded by the coding sequence ATTAAAATAATTGATGCTCATATGCATTTTTCAGATATTCTGAGTTTTAAGGGAACTGCTTTAGAAATTTCCGACCTTGATTATTCTTCTATTGGGTTGAAAAATGAATATGAAGAAAACAATATAATAGCTGGAATAGGTATGGGATTATCTGAAACTGAAGAAGGAAAATTCCCCGATTATAACTCTTTAAATCCTATGCGATTGGACTTAGAAGTTCCAAACCCCGCTTTTATTTACGAATGCCTTGGAATAAATCCATACGACTTGCAAACAAGAAAAGAGAGTATATATGATATAGAAAATGCTATTTCAGAAACAAGAATTGTGGGGTTCAAAATTTATGCTGGTTATTATCCATTTTATGTTTATGACACAGTTTATGAACCCATTTACGAATTGGCAGAGAAATATAATCTTCCGGTTGTTATTCACTCGGGAGACACTTATTCAGAAAGAGGGCTAATAAAATATTCACACCCTATACACATAGATGAATTAGCTGTTTTTCATAGAAACATCAATTTTGTTATTGCCCATTTGGGAGATCCGTGGGTTATGGATACAGCAGAAATTCTTTCGAAAAACAGGAATGTTTTTGCAGATTTATCTGGATTGATAGTTTCAGATGAATTTAAAGCAAAAACATATATAAATGAAAAAACTTTTATTGATCACTTTAGAAGGGCTATCTTTTACAGTGAAACCTATGATAAACTTCTTTTCGGAACAGATTGGCCACTGGTACAAGTGAAAACGTACATTGAATTTATTAAAAAGTTGGTGCCTGAAAAATATTACGAGGATATTTTTTATAACAACTCTAACAATTTGTTCAAACTTTTTGAGGAGGGGGAATAA